One stretch of Malus domestica chromosome 14, GDT2T_hap1 DNA includes these proteins:
- the LOC114821109 gene encoding protein LURP-one-related 17-like, whose amino-acid sequence MRIVRMWKSLSRTRSVHNHQEQHDHQEYKATGNSTSEACTSLTVWRKSLLISCKGFTVIDSNGDLVYRVDNYVGHPEEVILMDGSGKSVLTMRRRKKLSLIDTWFVHDGEAGNCYPTRSTFAASKSMPTFYVRKNKNMLNTNPRSILAYVYREACGHKRHTYMIEGSFTHRSCKVLDESRNVVAEIKRKEANNGGVSYGLDVFHLIVHPGFDSGLAMALVLVLDQLFS is encoded by the exons ATGAGGATTGTTCGTATGTGGAAATCTTTGTCTAGGACCAGGTCTGTCCATAATCATCAAGAACAACATGACCACCAAGAATACAAGGCTACTGGTAATAGTACTTCCGAGGCTTGCACATCATTAACAGTGTGGAGAAAATCCCTTCTAATTAGCTGTAAAGGGTTCACAGTCATCGATTCAAATGGAGATCTTGTTTATCGAGTGGACAACTACGTCGGACATCCTGAGGAAGTCATTCTCATGGATGGCTCTGGAAAGTCTGTCCTCACAATGCGTCGCCGAAAG AAGCTTAGTCTAATTGATACTTGGTTTGTGCACGACGGGGAAGCTGGCAATTGTTACCCAACAAGATCAACATTTGCAGCATCAAAAAGTATGCCAACGTTTTACGtgaggaagaacaagaacatgCTAAATACCAATCCCAGGAGTATACTTGCTTATGTGTATCGAGAGGCATGTGGCCACAAAAGGCATACATATATGATTGAAGGTTCTTTCACGCACAGATCATGCAAGGTATTAGATGAGTCGAGGAATGTGGTGGCTGAGATCAAGAGAAAGGAAGCAAATAATGGAGGTGTTTCTTATGGATTAGATGTTTTTCATTTAATTGTGCATCCTGGCTTTGATTCTGGACTTGCAATGGCTCTTGTATTAGTATTAGATCAATTGTTTTCTTAG